A stretch of Candidatus Sphingomonas phytovorans DNA encodes these proteins:
- the nadA gene encoding quinolinate synthase NadA produces the protein MDARNGIGGTLTGLDLRAEIDRLRKERNAVILAHYYQKPEIQDLADFVGDSLDLSRKAEATDADVIAFCGVRFMAETAKILSPQKIVVLPDMNAGCSLEDSCPPEQFAAFRAANPDHIALTYINSSAEVKALSDVIVTSSSAEKILAQIPASQKIIFGPDKNLGGYLARKTGRDMLLWPGVCIVHEAFSETELLKLQQLHPGAPVVAHPECPPYILDHADYVGSTRGILEYALAMEGDTLIVATEPHIIHQMQKAVPDKNFIGAPGADGNCNCNICPYMALNTMEKLYVALRDLEPRIEIEEGLRLRAKKSLDAMLSMASATVGMGDLGPVKVTGD, from the coding sequence ATGGACGCACGTAACGGCATCGGCGGCACGCTCACCGGTCTCGATCTCCGCGCCGAGATCGATCGGCTTCGCAAGGAGCGCAATGCCGTCATCCTCGCGCATTATTACCAGAAGCCGGAGATCCAGGATCTGGCCGATTTCGTGGGCGACAGCCTCGATCTCAGCCGCAAGGCGGAAGCGACCGACGCTGACGTCATCGCCTTTTGCGGCGTGCGCTTCATGGCCGAGACCGCCAAGATACTCTCGCCCCAGAAGATCGTGGTCCTGCCCGACATGAATGCGGGATGCAGCCTGGAGGACAGCTGTCCGCCCGAACAGTTCGCTGCTTTCCGCGCGGCGAATCCCGATCACATCGCGCTGACTTACATCAACTCCTCGGCCGAGGTGAAAGCGCTGAGCGACGTGATCGTCACCAGCTCGTCCGCCGAGAAGATCCTCGCCCAGATTCCCGCCAGCCAGAAGATCATCTTCGGCCCGGACAAGAATCTCGGCGGCTATCTCGCCCGCAAGACCGGGCGCGACATGCTGCTCTGGCCGGGCGTATGCATCGTGCACGAGGCTTTCAGCGAGACCGAACTGCTCAAGCTCCAGCAGCTTCACCCCGGCGCGCCAGTCGTCGCGCATCCGGAATGCCCGCCCTATATCCTCGATCATGCCGATTATGTCGGCTCGACCCGCGGTATCCTCGAATATGCGCTGGCCATGGAGGGCGACACGCTGATCGTCGCGACCGAGCCGCACATCATCCACCAGATGCAGAAGGCGGTGCCCGACAAGAACTTCATCGGTGCGCCCGGCGCGGACGGCAACTGCAACTGCAACATCTGCCCGTACATGGCGCTCAACACGATGGAGAAGCTCTACGTCGCCCTGCGCGACCTGGAGCCGCGCATCGAGATTGAGGAGGGCTTGCGCCTGCGCGCCAAGAAGAGCCTTGATGCGATGCTTTCGATGGCCAGCGCCACGGTCGGCATGGGTGATCTGGGCCCGGTGAAGGTCACCGGCGACTGA
- a CDS encoding cupin domain-containing protein: MFFRKKKATRDFADAPVATTPFRRIVTGHDRAGWSILRSIDTLRPVTTGTGEAALAQVWSTPEVPANLNDDSDGTRGPGDEGGSMIRVVDFLPGRKSRMHRSWSIDYAIVLDGEIELQLDGGEVEHLETGDIVVQRGTSHLWRNPGSEPCRVVFVLIEAIPVAIEGHLLREE; the protein is encoded by the coding sequence ATGTTCTTCCGCAAGAAAAAAGCGACGCGGGACTTCGCCGACGCGCCGGTTGCGACCACGCCGTTCAGGCGGATCGTGACCGGGCATGATCGCGCCGGCTGGTCGATCCTGCGCAGCATCGATACGCTCCGGCCGGTCACCACTGGCACGGGGGAGGCGGCGCTGGCGCAGGTCTGGTCGACACCGGAAGTGCCGGCCAACCTCAATGACGATAGTGACGGGACCCGCGGGCCGGGGGATGAGGGCGGCTCGATGATCCGCGTCGTCGATTTCCTGCCGGGCCGTAAATCGCGGATGCACCGGAGCTGGTCGATCGATTATGCGATCGTGCTCGACGGCGAGATCGAGCTTCAACTCGACGGCGGCGAAGTTGAGCATCTCGAGACCGGGGATATCGTCGTGCAGCGGGGCACCAGCCATCTCTGGCGCAACCCAGGCAGTGAGCCGTGTCGTGTCGTCTTCGTGCTGATCGAAGCGATTCCCGTCGCGATCGAGGGGCATTTGCTTCGGGAGGAATAG
- a CDS encoding methyl-accepting chemotaxis protein, giving the protein MSVVDLDRLRRRGLRILVVSAWLCVVALLSIGLAQGAASTSAVVLIAIAANTAPTVMVLRRRYDRNARLLMGSLAGLYPALGLYLLAGHPWQMDGHMYFFVALAALIVLCDWRPIVLAAALIAVHHLFLQYLAPEWVFTGSGNFGRVVIHAVAVILQCAVLSYVAIQLRGLLIRQAEARQESERLAAEAIEGRRETEAAMVATRAAESREADERHRREILEAEAADQRREEMLALAEAFHASVAEIVGVVGTASAELEGSALALNELARRASRETNDTAQVASRSSATARALASGVEELTTSILAIAATVDQQAKLSGDARAISTAGHNAVGALAERTTAISRFAESISDIAGRTNLLALNATIEAARAGDVGLGFAVVATEVKQLAGQTSGATGEIRLLAGSVKGGADIACDALQEIESTVGELAEAAQEIRVAVDRQRVTASLIEATARDTASGAGLMTERIAGVVAVAGDTEKLSGRVSGAATSLSGTARDLQQATEQFVAQLRAA; this is encoded by the coding sequence GTGAGCGTCGTCGACCTGGATCGCCTGCGTCGGCGCGGCTTGAGGATCCTGGTGGTATCCGCCTGGCTGTGCGTGGTTGCGCTGCTCTCGATCGGACTGGCGCAAGGTGCCGCAAGCACCAGTGCCGTCGTCCTGATCGCGATCGCTGCTAATACCGCGCCGACCGTCATGGTGCTGCGCCGTCGCTACGACCGGAATGCGCGCCTGCTCATGGGCAGCCTGGCCGGACTGTACCCGGCGCTCGGCCTCTATCTGCTCGCCGGCCATCCGTGGCAGATGGACGGGCATATGTACTTCTTCGTGGCGCTCGCCGCGCTGATCGTGCTCTGCGACTGGCGGCCGATCGTGCTCGCGGCGGCCCTGATCGCCGTCCATCACCTGTTCCTGCAATATCTTGCGCCCGAATGGGTATTCACTGGCTCGGGCAATTTTGGCCGCGTCGTGATCCATGCTGTGGCGGTGATCCTGCAATGCGCCGTGCTCAGCTACGTCGCGATTCAGCTTCGCGGATTGCTGATCCGCCAGGCGGAGGCACGGCAGGAGAGCGAGAGGCTCGCGGCCGAAGCGATCGAAGGACGTCGCGAGACCGAGGCTGCGATGGTCGCTACACGAGCTGCGGAGTCCCGCGAAGCAGACGAGCGGCACCGGCGAGAAATATTGGAGGCTGAGGCTGCGGACCAGCGACGCGAGGAAATGCTCGCGCTTGCCGAGGCCTTTCATGCCTCGGTCGCCGAGATAGTCGGCGTCGTCGGCACGGCATCGGCGGAATTGGAAGGCTCAGCCCTGGCTCTCAACGAGCTCGCCCGCCGCGCCAGTCGCGAGACCAACGACACGGCGCAGGTCGCCTCCCGGTCCTCCGCCACCGCACGCGCGCTCGCGTCCGGGGTCGAGGAACTGACGACATCGATCCTCGCCATTGCCGCAACGGTCGACCAGCAGGCGAAGCTGAGCGGTGACGCGCGGGCCATCTCTACCGCCGGCCACAACGCGGTGGGGGCGCTCGCCGAACGCACCACCGCGATATCGCGCTTCGCTGAATCGATCAGCGACATTGCCGGGCGCACCAATCTGCTTGCGCTCAATGCCACGATCGAGGCTGCGCGCGCCGGCGATGTCGGGCTTGGCTTCGCGGTCGTCGCGACTGAAGTGAAGCAACTCGCCGGCCAGACTTCGGGCGCGACGGGTGAGATCCGGCTACTCGCCGGTTCGGTAAAGGGCGGGGCCGACATCGCCTGTGATGCGCTTCAGGAAATCGAGTCGACGGTCGGGGAACTGGCCGAGGCCGCGCAGGAGATCAGGGTCGCGGTCGACCGCCAGCGCGTGACTGCCAGCCTGATCGAAGCGACTGCGCGCGATACCGCGTCGGGGGCGGGTCTGATGACCGAGCGGATCGCCGGCGTTGTCGCGGTCGCTGGCGATACGGAGAAATTGTCCGGTCGTGTGTCGGGCGCCGCCACGAGCCTGTCCGGCACGGCACGTGACCTGCAACAGGCCACCGAGCAGTTCGTCGCTCAACTCCGCGCTGCCTGA
- the nadC gene encoding carboxylating nicotinate-nucleotide diphosphorylase: MSSDVICDVREDRTFFIDRFDLDAFVAATLAEDLGDAGDITSIAVIPADARFTGVMDSRDAIVVAGLPIAEAFFRALDPEVRIERLVQDGDRVAAGTDLMRLEGSARAMLTAERSALNTVQHLSGIATLTRSYVDKILGTGAILLDTRKTIPGLRVLEKYATRMGGATNHRMGLWDAAMIKDNHVAVAGGVGEAVRRAKVAGIGRIIVEVDSVDQIEPALAAGATHLLLDNMDPPMLRGAVTLIGGRVPAEASGKVRLETIRAIAETGVTYISVGRLTQSAPAADIGLDFTAAR, translated from the coding sequence ATGAGCTCGGATGTAATTTGCGATGTGCGGGAAGACCGCACCTTCTTCATCGATCGCTTCGATCTCGACGCCTTTGTTGCGGCGACGCTGGCGGAGGATCTGGGCGACGCGGGGGATATTACCTCGATCGCCGTGATTCCGGCGGATGCGCGCTTCACCGGCGTGATGGACAGTCGGGATGCGATCGTCGTTGCCGGCCTGCCCATTGCGGAGGCCTTTTTCCGCGCGCTCGACCCGGAGGTACGGATCGAGCGGCTGGTACAGGACGGTGACAGGGTCGCGGCCGGCACTGATCTGATGCGACTTGAGGGCAGTGCGCGCGCGATGCTCACCGCCGAGCGCTCGGCGCTCAACACGGTGCAGCATCTCTCGGGCATCGCGACGCTGACGCGCAGCTATGTCGACAAGATCCTCGGTACCGGCGCGATCCTGCTCGACACCCGCAAGACGATTCCCGGACTGCGCGTGCTGGAGAAATATGCGACGCGCATGGGTGGCGCGACCAATCATCGCATGGGCCTGTGGGATGCCGCGATGATCAAGGACAACCATGTCGCGGTCGCCGGCGGCGTCGGCGAGGCGGTGCGCCGCGCGAAGGTCGCGGGGATCGGGCGAATCATCGTCGAGGTCGATTCGGTCGACCAGATCGAGCCGGCGCTGGCCGCGGGTGCCACGCATCTGCTCCTCGACAATATGGACCCGCCGATGTTGCGCGGCGCCGTCACGCTGATTGGCGGCCGCGTGCCGGCAGAAGCATCGGGTAAGGTTCGCCTGGAGACGATCCGCGCCATCGCTGAAACCGGGGTGACCTATATCAGTGTCGGCCGGCTGACCCAGTCGGCGCCCGCTGCGGATATCGGCCTGGATTTCACCGCTGCCCGCTGA
- a CDS encoding ribonuclease T has translation MKSLSIVTVLLAAMPAVAGAQAYKCEVPANLARPRPDLPSRSEPKRVLPIGGYTLAVTWVPQYCHENARSPSARLECGSGNRFGFTLHGLWPDGVGKEWPQYCTPTALLPRKLVSQHLCATPSVQLLQHEWAKHGTCMRTTPAAYFARSTGLYAKLRYPDMDALSRRPALTAGGFAEAMATANPGLPAAAIRVTANRQGWLDELWICLDKSFAYERCKAGSGGLPANAALKIWRGPR, from the coding sequence ATGAAGTCCCTATCGATCGTCACGGTTCTGCTCGCCGCCATGCCGGCCGTCGCCGGGGCCCAGGCCTATAAATGCGAGGTTCCTGCCAATCTCGCGCGTCCGCGTCCGGATTTGCCGTCGCGGAGCGAGCCGAAGCGTGTGTTGCCGATCGGCGGCTATACGCTCGCCGTCACCTGGGTCCCGCAATATTGCCATGAAAATGCCCGCAGCCCCTCGGCCCGGCTGGAATGCGGCAGCGGCAATCGTTTCGGCTTCACGCTGCATGGGCTCTGGCCGGATGGCGTGGGCAAGGAATGGCCGCAATATTGCACGCCGACCGCGCTCCTGCCGCGCAAGCTGGTCAGCCAGCATCTCTGCGCGACACCGTCCGTGCAATTGCTGCAGCACGAATGGGCAAAGCATGGCACGTGCATGCGCACGACGCCCGCCGCCTATTTCGCGCGCTCGACCGGTCTCTATGCGAAGCTGCGCTATCCGGACATGGACGCGCTCTCCAGGCGCCCGGCGTTGACGGCCGGCGGCTTCGCCGAGGCGATGGCCACCGCCAATCCCGGTTTGCCGGCGGCGGCGATCCGCGTGACCGCCAACCGTCAGGGCTGGCTCGACGAATTGTGGATCTGCCTCGACAAGAGCTTTGCCTATGAGCGGTGCAAGGCGGGGAGCGGCGGCTTGCCGGCAAATGCAGCGCTCAAGATCTGGCGCGGACCACGCTGA
- a CDS encoding DUF4112 domain-containing protein, which translates to MSPDSLGKIAGDLTGRDAASVRKRVVAMEHLLEGLFVIPGINRRVGLDVILDIIPIGGGVIAALMGSWMAWEARNLGMSKTQIARMAGNIGVDFLLGLIPWVGAVPDFFFRSNTRNLRIIKRHLDKHHPSSAVIDQ; encoded by the coding sequence ATGAGTCCCGATTCCCTAGGCAAGATCGCAGGCGACCTGACCGGTCGCGATGCCGCGTCAGTACGGAAGCGCGTCGTGGCGATGGAGCATCTGCTCGAAGGGCTGTTCGTCATTCCCGGCATCAACCGCAGGGTCGGGCTGGACGTGATCCTGGACATCATCCCGATCGGCGGCGGGGTCATCGCCGCGCTGATGGGGAGCTGGATGGCGTGGGAAGCGCGCAATCTCGGCATGTCCAAGACTCAGATCGCACGGATGGCGGGCAATATCGGCGTGGATTTCCTGCTCGGCCTGATCCCATGGGTCGGCGCGGTGCCGGATTTCTTCTTCCGGTCGAACACCCGCAACCTGCGCATCATCAAGCGCCATCTCGACAAACACCACCCGTCGTCCGCGGTGATCGATCAATAG
- a CDS encoding ABC transporter substrate-binding protein, translating to MRTGHLLLIALLLAGCGRRSDAGPVVASAIGGVPALADSSLGSLGTSSRLLVDSTAQGLVRFDASGQIEPGIAERWIVIDEGMSYIFRLRDAEWSDGRPVAAEEVVAILRRQIAAQSRNPLLPFLSAIDEIVEMTPQVIEVRLKRPRPDLLKLFAQPEMALFRARPPGGTGPFRIIATYRDGVMLRPAFDPLRSPDDDAAEPGPEQNVRLIGERASRAIARFAARDSDLVTGGTFADWPLLAAAEIAPANQKVDPAAGLFGLAIVNREGFLADADNRAVVARSVDRQAIVSAFLPSWNLTTQLLPDRLDSASGPATPAWADPPAPDDMPALDRIRAWRTAHGETLTLRIALPHGPGATIVYGIVTAGLNRIGIETKRVPIDADADLRLIDAVAPYDSARWYLATACQPCGQEAQAAIETARDAPTLELRAAHIAEADAALAADIAYIPIARPLRWSLVALRLGQWQGNSRAWHPLNHLRNDTK from the coding sequence ATGAGAACAGGCCACCTTCTCCTCATCGCGCTTCTGCTTGCGGGGTGCGGCCGGCGATCGGATGCCGGCCCGGTCGTGGCCAGCGCGATCGGCGGCGTCCCCGCACTGGCCGATTCATCCCTGGGGTCGCTCGGCACATCGTCCCGCCTGCTGGTGGACTCAACCGCGCAGGGCCTGGTTCGTTTCGACGCCTCGGGGCAGATCGAACCGGGCATCGCCGAGCGCTGGATCGTGATCGACGAGGGCATGAGCTACATCTTCCGCCTGCGCGATGCCGAATGGAGCGATGGCCGCCCGGTCGCTGCCGAAGAAGTGGTGGCGATCCTCCGCCGCCAGATCGCGGCACAATCGCGCAATCCCCTTCTCCCGTTCCTCAGCGCGATCGACGAGATCGTCGAGATGACACCCCAGGTGATCGAAGTGCGGCTGAAGCGTCCCCGCCCCGATCTGCTCAAGCTGTTCGCTCAACCCGAGATGGCTCTGTTCCGGGCGCGGCCGCCCGGCGGAACCGGTCCGTTCCGTATTATCGCCACCTATCGGGACGGGGTGATGCTGCGCCCGGCGTTCGACCCGTTGCGCTCGCCCGACGACGATGCGGCCGAGCCGGGGCCCGAACAGAATGTCCGCCTGATCGGCGAGCGCGCCTCGCGCGCCATCGCACGTTTCGCCGCGCGGGATTCGGATCTGGTAACCGGCGGCACTTTCGCCGACTGGCCACTGCTCGCCGCCGCGGAGATCGCGCCCGCCAATCAGAAAGTCGACCCTGCGGCAGGATTGTTCGGCCTCGCGATCGTCAACCGCGAGGGCTTCCTTGCCGATGCCGACAACCGTGCGGTGGTGGCCCGATCGGTCGACCGCCAGGCGATCGTCAGCGCCTTTCTACCCTCCTGGAACTTGACGACCCAGCTCCTGCCTGACCGGCTCGACTCCGCATCGGGACCCGCCACCCCGGCCTGGGCCGATCCGCCGGCTCCCGACGACATGCCGGCCCTCGATCGAATCAGGGCCTGGCGGACGGCGCATGGCGAAACTCTGACGCTTCGCATCGCGCTGCCACACGGCCCGGGGGCGACCATCGTCTATGGCATCGTCACGGCCGGGCTGAACAGGATCGGCATCGAAACGAAACGGGTGCCAATCGATGCCGATGCGGATCTTCGGCTGATCGACGCCGTCGCCCCCTATGACAGTGCACGCTGGTATCTTGCCACGGCGTGCCAGCCGTGCGGCCAGGAGGCACAGGCAGCGATCGAGACGGCCCGCGACGCGCCCACGCTTGAACTCCGCGCCGCGCATATCGCCGAAGCTGATGCGGCGCTGGCGGCCGATATCGCCTATATTCCGATCGCGCGCCCGCTGCGCTGGTCGCTTGTCGCCCTCCGGCTGGGGCAATGGCAGGGGAACTCCCGGGCGTGGCACCCGTTGAATCACCTGCGTAACGACACCAAATGA
- a CDS encoding GDSL-type esterase/lipase family protein, with translation MLFDRTAVLLLGTAVGAAIGWAFQAGSEASAAAVPPPARPAPYRPATSPTQSEDALVRQYAMPFQQLVKTVAAGNRIRIGVFGDSFGDGVWWGLAQQLPGKAGFEVVKFSQPATGFTRYKSLNLETHATEQLGDAPLDIAIISFGANDAQGIITPEGKYAKFMGPLWQQEVGGRLDRYVALMRRHHAMVYWVGLPRIGKEALDADVMAINDFYATRMAKLGVPFIDTRPVASDARGNFATYLNDPKSGKRTLIRAADGVHMSMTGYIWITRDLAGRIRSYADAARAVVGTSTTGGGREAGK, from the coding sequence ATGCTGTTTGACCGGACGGCGGTACTCCTGCTGGGCACCGCGGTAGGGGCTGCGATAGGCTGGGCGTTCCAGGCCGGTAGCGAAGCCTCCGCGGCAGCGGTTCCCCCCCCGGCCCGGCCGGCTCCATATCGCCCGGCAACATCTCCGACTCAGTCGGAGGACGCCCTGGTGCGGCAATATGCGATGCCATTCCAGCAGCTTGTGAAGACGGTCGCGGCGGGCAACCGGATCAGGATCGGCGTCTTCGGCGACAGCTTCGGTGATGGCGTGTGGTGGGGGCTCGCACAGCAATTGCCGGGCAAGGCCGGGTTCGAAGTGGTCAAGTTCAGTCAGCCGGCCACCGGCTTCACTCGCTACAAAAGCCTGAACCTGGAGACTCACGCGACCGAACAACTTGGGGATGCGCCGCTCGACATCGCAATCATCTCGTTCGGCGCGAACGATGCGCAGGGGATCATCACGCCCGAGGGCAAATATGCCAAGTTCATGGGGCCGCTCTGGCAGCAGGAGGTCGGTGGACGGCTCGATCGTTATGTCGCGCTGATGCGGCGTCATCATGCGATGGTCTATTGGGTCGGGCTGCCGCGCATCGGCAAGGAAGCGCTCGACGCCGACGTCATGGCGATCAATGATTTCTACGCGACGCGGATGGCGAAGCTCGGCGTGCCGTTCATCGATACGCGCCCGGTCGCTTCCGACGCGCGGGGCAATTTCGCGACCTATCTCAATGATCCGAAGTCCGGAAAGCGAACGCTGATCCGAGCGGCCGATGGCGTGCATATGTCGATGACCGGCTATATCTGGATCACGCGGGACCTTGCTGGCCGTATCCGCAGCTATGCCGATGCAGCGCGCGCCGTGGTCGGCACGTCGACCACCGGCGGGGGCAGGGAAGCCGGCAAGTGA
- a CDS encoding GDSL-type esterase/lipase family protein, with protein MRPALLILASLSAPAAASTCAGALCNPEALAPYFVRLTAAVETRGAPPVHILQIGDSHTAGDAVTGGWRDLLQARFGGGGRGVLPPGRPYDGYVTRGVTASMSPGWAIGATFGKGAVAPRPLLGLSGFSMAAMRSGASMALNAAPGMGFDRFVLCAIGGPDAGGVSVRFDGQDQGRLDFAAPSSRPICRTIRSTTLRASVEIIAASRSLTITSWATFHDDGGVALSNLGVVGSQLAHFARTDDAVVAEELKAYRPDLIVLAFGTNEGFAPHFDPVAFEAVLRSQITRLRLLSGNVPMLLLGAPDSLSRQPALRANAPGALTGCEGADEQSMLFAPPALAAVREIQRRVAGDMGVAWWDWQSRMGGPCAARNWVQRAAPLMRRDYVHFNNAGGLEVARRLQADLDRGAATAE; from the coding sequence GTGAGGCCGGCGCTGCTGATCCTCGCCTCGCTGTCGGCACCGGCGGCTGCATCGACCTGCGCCGGGGCGCTTTGCAACCCCGAAGCGCTGGCGCCTTACTTCGTCAGGCTGACGGCAGCCGTCGAAACGCGGGGCGCACCGCCCGTCCACATCCTGCAGATCGGCGATAGCCATACCGCTGGCGATGCCGTGACCGGTGGGTGGCGCGATCTGCTGCAAGCACGGTTCGGCGGTGGCGGGCGCGGTGTGTTGCCGCCCGGCCGGCCCTATGATGGTTATGTCACCCGGGGCGTGACTGCCTCGATGTCGCCCGGCTGGGCGATTGGCGCGACTTTCGGCAAGGGCGCTGTCGCGCCGCGGCCGTTGCTCGGCCTTTCGGGCTTCAGCATGGCGGCGATGCGGAGCGGGGCCAGCATGGCACTGAATGCCGCACCGGGCATGGGCTTCGACCGGTTCGTGCTGTGCGCGATTGGCGGGCCGGATGCTGGCGGGGTAAGCGTCCGGTTCGACGGGCAGGATCAGGGGCGCCTGGATTTCGCAGCTCCGTCGTCCCGGCCGATCTGTCGGACGATCCGGTCGACAACGTTGCGTGCGTCGGTCGAGATCATCGCCGCCTCCCGATCGCTGACGATCACTTCCTGGGCCACTTTCCACGATGATGGCGGCGTCGCGCTGTCCAATCTCGGTGTGGTCGGGTCGCAACTCGCGCATTTTGCGCGGACCGACGATGCGGTCGTCGCTGAGGAACTCAAGGCCTACCGGCCCGACCTGATCGTACTTGCTTTCGGCACGAACGAGGGTTTCGCGCCGCATTTCGATCCCGTCGCATTCGAGGCCGTGCTGCGCTCGCAGATCACGCGCCTCCGCCTGCTCTCGGGCAACGTCCCGATGCTGTTGCTGGGCGCGCCGGACTCGCTCAGCCGCCAGCCCGCGCTTCGCGCGAACGCGCCCGGTGCACTGACCGGTTGTGAGGGCGCGGATGAGCAGTCCATGCTGTTCGCGCCGCCAGCGCTGGCCGCGGTGCGCGAGATCCAGCGCCGGGTGGCGGGCGACATGGGCGTGGCCTGGTGGGATTGGCAATCGCGGATGGGTGGCCCCTGCGCTGCCCGCAACTGGGTCCAGCGCGCCGCCCCATTGATGCGGCGCGACTATGTCCATTTCAACAATGCGGGCGGACTGGAGGTCGCGCGGCGGCTCCAGGCCGACCTCGACAGGGGAGCCGCGACCGCGGAATAA
- a CDS encoding MBOAT family protein, translated as MLFPTLTFGVFFLVVFAMVWSVRSNEWRKLLLLVASWVFYGAWDWRFVPLLIFSALMNWAVAAGLASDRFAGRRKLLLLCGVAANLIILGFFKYFDFFTEQVGATLAAIGFERDLPMLRVILPIGISFFTFQGISYVVDIYRRRVQPAALLDILLLMSFFPHLVAGPIVRAADLVPQFQSRPKLDRSMVSMALLLIVWGLFKKTVIASELAVGFVDPVFADPASHSALDLVFAAYGYAVQIYCDFSAYTDMAIGLAALLGYRFPRNFDQPYRATSLQEFWRRWHITLSQWLRDYLYIEALGGSRAGKVATYRNLMVTMLLGGLWHGASWTFIIWGGLHGGALAVERFWADHAPKHWPPLPIWARLLVTFHVVVLGWIFFRAASFADAMAYLGGILNPLGGPSGFTASPLIVLLVGLGLAIHATPTRWIGGIALRIRSFPAPLVGVGLAALILVVDAMRFEGVAPFIYYRF; from the coding sequence ATGCTGTTTCCCACGCTCACCTTCGGCGTTTTCTTTCTCGTCGTCTTCGCCATGGTCTGGTCGGTGCGCTCCAACGAGTGGCGCAAGCTCCTCCTGCTCGTCGCGAGCTGGGTGTTCTATGGCGCCTGGGACTGGCGGTTTGTACCGCTGCTGATCTTCTCGGCGCTGATGAACTGGGCAGTCGCGGCCGGGCTCGCGAGCGATCGCTTCGCCGGCCGGCGCAAGCTCCTGCTGCTCTGCGGCGTCGCGGCCAATCTGATCATCCTCGGCTTCTTCAAATATTTCGACTTCTTCACGGAACAGGTCGGCGCGACGCTCGCCGCGATCGGGTTCGAGCGCGACCTGCCGATGCTGCGGGTGATCCTGCCGATCGGCATCTCCTTCTTCACCTTCCAGGGCATCAGCTATGTCGTCGATATCTATCGCCGGCGGGTTCAGCCGGCAGCGCTCCTCGACATCCTGCTGCTGATGTCGTTCTTCCCGCACCTCGTCGCGGGACCGATCGTTCGCGCGGCGGATCTCGTGCCGCAATTCCAGTCGCGCCCGAAGCTCGACCGGTCGATGGTGTCGATGGCGCTGCTGCTCATTGTCTGGGGATTGTTCAAGAAGACGGTGATCGCCTCGGAACTGGCGGTCGGCTTCGTCGACCCGGTGTTCGCCGATCCAGCATCGCATTCGGCCCTCGACCTTGTCTTCGCAGCCTATGGCTATGCTGTGCAGATCTATTGCGACTTCTCCGCCTATACCGATATGGCTATCGGGCTGGCCGCGCTGCTCGGCTATCGCTTCCCGCGCAATTTCGACCAGCCTTACCGCGCGACCTCGCTGCAGGAATTCTGGCGGCGCTGGCACATCACCCTGTCGCAATGGCTCCGCGACTATCTCTATATCGAGGCGCTTGGCGGCAGCCGGGCAGGGAAGGTTGCCACCTATCGCAACCTGATGGTGACGATGCTGCTCGGCGGCCTGTGGCACGGTGCGAGCTGGACCTTCATCATCTGGGGCGGTCTGCACGGCGGCGCGCTGGCGGTGGAACGCTTCTGGGCGGATCACGCACCGAAGCATTGGCCGCCACTGCCGATTTGGGCGAGGTTGCTCGTCACCTTCCACGTGGTCGTGCTCGGCTGGATATTTTTCCGGGCGGCGAGCTTCGCCGACGCCATGGCCTATCTCGGCGGCATCCTGAATCCCTTGGGTGGCCCCTCCGGTTTCACCGCGTCGCCGCTGATCGTGCTGCTGGTCGGTCTCGGCCTTGCCATCCACGCCACGCCGACGCGGTGGATAGGCGGCATTGCCCTGCGCATCCGTAGCTTCCCCGCGCCACTGGTCGGCGTCGGGCTGGCGGCCCTGATCCTCGTCGTCGATGCCATGCGTTTCGAAGGCGTAGCCCCGTTCATCTATTATCGCTTCTAG